tttcttgtgGATTGAGTTCTCTCGTTAGGTTTTCGATTGAATTTTCGTTGTTCTGATCAGATTTAAGTGTTGGTTTGGTGTTCCCGTGATTCGGAGGCTTATTTTGATCCTGTTATCTTTTGATTACAATTGCTATGTTccagattttttctttttttttaataggatATCTTTTGATTCGGAGGCTTATTTTGATTACAATTGCTAGGTGGAAGACAGCTGGGTAATACATATATGTGGGATACCTGCCATTATTGGAACCCCTTTCCATGGGTTTTTCTTCTTATAACTATAGGAatgaggttttgatggttgaaattattgatttcttttcaGCTGGTATACATGTATGTAATTAATCTAAACATGTGTGTAGTTTTTCATCTTGTGCTTTATTATATGATGTGTGGTGCTAATGATTTTGTATACTCCGGTATTCATTTACAGTGAGTtgccatttttttttcttggtggGGGGGGGGGGTATTTAAATCACAAATATACGGTTAAGTTGGATCTGTAATAAGGTCCACTGAAAAGCCCAAATTGACTGAATCGAACTGAAGGTAACTGAACCAGTgcaatttgattgattttggTTTCCTTTAGAAGTTTTGTTTGGATTGCAAAATAAGTAACTTCAATTAATCCGCATTTGGCAGATCGGTTTGGTTtgaaccgaatgctcacccgtTTGAAGCTACATCAAATAATGCTAATGTTTCTGAATTCTGTCTCAGTTTCTActgtttttctattaatttcacCATTTTACTTTCCttctatttcaatttatttttaattgaatgctaatagttattaaaaattcagtttgattgtTGTATTCCATTTGTTCAGCTTCCACCGTTTTGGATTCAAGGCTACTGTCTACTTTGCCTTTTGGTGTGTGTTAGCGTGTAAAATTTAGTCTACTTTTCTAGATTGCTCACCGTGCTTTAGTTTAATTCTTGAATGGTCAACTTGTAGCTTTAATTTACAGGTAACATATTGTTTAGTTAATGGAAATGGTAATAAAAGATAGATAAAGTTTTAGATTtcagattttctttttctcttttgggTTGAGAATAGGTCCTTCTTAGGTGTTGagttcaatttattttgtttaGCTGAATTagataaagttaaaaaaataatggaaaatttattatttagtttttatattataggaaaactcattaattagtcctctattttgaaaaatatatcaaaatattcttgacattttaaaaagtttactaattagtctcttcattaattttatctgttaaatattgcaaaaaagtttaaaatgccTTTGGTACAAAAGCAttaattattaaacttttaataaacgtgagagattaattaataagttttttcaaAATACAAAGACTAAACAGTAAacatttaataactaaaattaatggagGGACTAACTAAAAttagtatattttaaaaattgaaaaatcaattaataagttcttttatattataaagactaaatagtaatttttcaaaaaaaagtaAGGCGGTGCAGATCGTCTAAAGCGCAGACAGCACAGTCAAACTGGGTCGAGACGACCATATTTCCATAATTATGTACAATTAAGAAGGCTATTTTAGTAAAAGCACACAGTTCCTTTTTTCCCTTAATTGAATAGAAGTATTGGATCAGCTCTTCCCTATAATCTTCCCAAAATATCTATGTGCCCTAATCACAGCTTCTTAAGGTTAGGGTTGATTCGATCTATCTTCCTCTAATTTGGATTCTGTAAACAATAGGTACGTCTGCTATTTCTCTTCTCTATGATTTCCGTAAACCCTAGTTATCTTCtttataataatatgatttttaacttctattattttattgtttgggATTGTTAAtcgcattttattttattttcttgtggATTGAGTTTTCTGGTTAGGTTTTCAATTGAAATTTCGTTGTTCTGATCAGATATAAGTGTGTCTCGGTGTTCCCGTGATTTGGAGGCTTATTTTGATCCTATTATCTTTTGATTACAATTGCTATTTTCCAgattttatctttttctttaatAGGATATTTTTATTGGCAGTGAGGCATTGCGACTAAGCAGTAAATGTACAACGGAATAGGGTTACAGACCCCAAGAGGGTCAGGCACTAATGGGTATATACAAACCAACAAATTCTTTGTGAAGCCAAAAACTGGTAAAGTTGCTCATGACACCAAAGGATTTGAGGCTGACCAGGGTACTGCTGGTATCAGCAAGAAGCCAAATAAGGATATCCTGGAGCATGACCGCAAGCGCCAAATCCTTCTCAAACTTACTGTGCTTGAAGACAAACTTATTGAACAAGGATATACAGATGCTGAAATTGCTGAGAAGCTTGAGGAAGCTCGTGAGAATTTGGAGGCTGCCTCAGCCGCAGAGGGAAGCGATGGACCTGCTGCTATAGTGGCTACCGAGAAAAAGTAATTAGTCTCCATtttgtttctttattttttttggttGGGGGGTATAACTTTTATATTGGTATGAAAAGTAGAAGATTGTTTTATATCCAAGTAATTAAATCTTGTTTTTGACGTTTTGTTATTGTTATGAAATTGTTATGACTTTTGGTTGCAGTATGGTTATAACAGTGTTGGATTCTTAGTTAGCATATCTCGTTGCACTTGATTAGTTGAAATAATTTCATTCTTCAATTATGGATTTGTTAACCAAGCATGTCAAATGCAAATTTCATTACGGATTAGACAAAGTTTGTGCAGCTAGTGAATGATAATCATTTATGGTTACTACTGGAACTTTCTTTCTTATCTAGTTTAAGACTACATATGGTCAACATAGTTTGATGAAATTGAAGATTATAGTGGTTATGTTATATATATGCCAATAAGCTACCCTTTTCATGGCTTGATCAGGGTTTCTGATACGCAGTCCCATCAAATTGCTGCTAGAAAGGAAAAACAGATGGAAACATTAAGGGCGGCTTTAGGGATCAGAATGTCTGAACCCAGTGAACAAAATGTTGAAATGTCAGATGATGGACCACAAAATGGTGGGAAGACTGGGCCAACTGATGATAGCAAGTGGGGTGAGAAACGTGAACATGCCTTTTTGGATAGAGATTTTAGCCGGAAGAAATCTACGGCTGAAAATCAAAATGCCGATAAGAACGAtaagaagaagaacaagaagaaagagagagacggGCTTGATGATTTGATGAAACACTACAAGAAGGGAGAAAGTGATGATAGGACTGACTCTGATACTGACTCTGACCCTCGCAATGGCAAGAAGAAGAAATCTTCAAAGAAGCATGTGAAAAGCAGAATACGTGACTCGGACAGTGAGAGTGATGATTCTGCTAGTGATGATGACACTGATTCTAACAGTGGGGGGAGGAAGAAGAATAGAACTTTGGCGAAATCCACAAAAAGCAAAAGGCATGACAATAAAAGTTATGATTCTGCTAGTGATGATGGCGCAGATTCTGAcaatatgaagaagaagaaaaaaaattcagataAATCTGCAAAAAGCAGAATACATGACAATGATAGTGATGATTACACTGATTCCGACTATGGGAGGAAAAAGGAAAGCAGATCTTTGGAGAAAGCCGGgagaagtagaagaagaagatatgACAGTGAGACAGATGATTCTTCTAGTGATGATGGCACTGATTCAGACAATGGGCAGAAAAACAAAAGCAGTAAACCACCCATGAGAGGCAGAAGCAGAAGATATGACAGTGACATAAATGATTCTACTAGTGATGATGGCACTGATTCTGACAAAGGGAGGAAAAAGAAGAGCAAAACTCTGGTGAAACCCACTATTAGCAGAAGACATGACAGTGATGATTCGTCTAGCGATGATGACATCGATTTtgacaaaaggaaaaagaaaaagaatagaaCTTTGGAGAAACCCAAGAAAAGCAGAAGAAATGACTCTGATGATTCTACTACTGATGATGATAATGATTATGCCATTGAGAAGAACAAGAACAGAACTTCTGAGAAGTATGAGAGAAGCAGAAGACATGATAGTGATGTGGATGATTCCTTgactgatgatgatgatgttagAAAGGTTACTCCCAAACAGGAAGTTGGAAACTACAAGAAAATTCATAGGAGGCATGATTCTGACCTTGATTTGAACTTATCTAAGCATAGAACTGAGGAGATGAAGCAGCATGAGAAAATAAGTAGTCAGCATGACTCTGAGGATAGCTCTGACACTGATGGTGAGGTGAGAAGGGAGAAAAGTCCACTTGGTAAGCTTAGAAGTCAGGGAAATAGAAGTAGCAGGATAGGAAATGATGATAGCAATTTGGAGGATCGTTGGAAGAGTGAGGACATACCTGGGAGAAGTAGCAGGATTCATAGCAAGGATGATGAATTGAAACGCGAAGCCAGGAGGAGTGATCGGGATTATGAAGGGCATGGAGGAGAGAAAAGGCACATGAGGGATGAAGTGGATCGTAGAAGTGGAAGGTATCGAAGAGATGAAGAGGATGGTGAGCATCGAAGGCGTGGAAAGGATGATTATGATCAGCAGTATGGAAGTCGAAGACATGCAAGAGCAGAGGAAGAAGAGCGAAGAAGGAAAGGTCATGATGATAGGGATTATGCAGGGCGTGGAAGGGAGATGAGGCACCGCATGGATGAAGAGGCAGGGCATGGAAGGGAGATGAGGCACCGTAGGGAGGAAGAGGAACATAAAGAGAGAAAGTATAGAAGAGAAGAGCACGATGAGAAGTATGGAAAGCATGTAAAAGCTGAAGACGATCAACGGTATGGAAGTCGAAGGCGTGGAAGAGATGAAGAAGGAGAGCGAGGAAGCAAAAGTGATGTGAGGGACAGACAGATGGAATCCTCCAAGAGAGCTAGGTATGGTGATTCTCGATCAGATGAGAGGAAAAGATATGAAAATGATAAATGTGATGATGATCGAGCCAGGTACTGAGACGAGGCAGCAATATGTCTGGTGAGTTTGTTCTGTGAGATATTTCATATGTAGTGGTTGCTAACTGAGTTGAATGTTTTATGAATAACATAATGAATCCTCATTCATACAACAGTTTTAGGCTTTTGGATGTTGCCACCATCAGATTGCAGATTTAATGGGTGGTGGGAAGAAAGGAGAAAATTAGAGTAACATGTTTAATGCAAAAGATGCAATTGCTGTATTGAAGGATCTGTCATTCTTTCAGCTGTCATATTGAGGTTCAATGCATGCAAGGTTCAAACTCTAGTGCTTGTCAATGTTTTTAATATCTTGAATGAATGTGGGAACTCTGTAACTTGGATATCTGGATGTCACAGGGAGAAATAATAAATGAAGGTGAGTTCACTGTAATAAAGAATTCTTTCAGTGAATCATAGGAGGAACTATGTTGGAAAATAATGGCTTATGGTGCTTTAGACTAATATTGAGCATCATAGGTGcagacatatatatatatatatatagagagagagagagagatgcacACATACATACAAGTGCCAAACATGCCTGAATCTTGTATGCATATTTACTGTGTTATTTACATCAATCTCAATATAGCTTAAGTTCAACTTAATGAATTATTGTTATTTGCAATCGTTGGAATTTGTTTTTGTCAATGCAATGTCAATTAAGTTTGTTATCCCATTATTTTCTATGATTATAGAGTTACATTTGTTTGATTGAAGTCAATTTGATGTTTGAGTGTAGGAAAGCCAGTGAATGACTGGGTAGAGTGGAGGACTATCTGTTGCTGAATTGGGAGATGCATTCCACTTGTAGTTGTGTCAACTGGATTGCCCAAGGATTCACTCGTCTTTATGTGAGAGACTTGCTGCTTTTCTGTCTACAACTATACATGGAAGTGTGTCGAAGATCTGGCAGTGTTTAAACAGAATAAACTTTTATCTTGTTATTTACTCTCCTTGTACAAGAATATCCTGCCCCTTTCATGGGGTCAGAGAGATGGTGTTTTGCATCAGTCATGCTATGttgttttatttctaatttttgaGATGGAACATGGTTAGTTGGGCATGTGATCTAATGGTTGATTTTACGTTTATGGAAAAAATGAGGACTCTTGCCACTACTAGTTGTCTTCttcttgttatttatttatatcgCCTATTGAGGCATGGTTGTGAATAGCACCATGAAAATATCAGTTTCTGTTTCTGATAGGTTAAGTATGGGTTCATTCTCTCTTGCGTCGAGATCTTCCCTGTTAATGGGTTCCAATATGATTATGCTAGGTgcaggttttggttggtttagCTATTAGAGTTGATGATGTGTTTGTTCAAGCCAATGCAACATTAGACCCTCCTTCAGATGTCTTGTATTCATCTCCTTGGCAACCTTCAACCACAATTTTTATTAAGTTAGATGTTGATGTTGCTACCGATGTTGATAGAAATTGTGAAATTATTGCTATTATTGCTCTATCAaggcaaaattttttattggtCCCTTACTTTTGAAAAGCATGTCaagaagttttaatttttataaaaaataaaggttTTTTGTAGATCTGGGTTGAAAGTGATTCTCTCTGTTATTAATGCAAGAGTGTTTCATCTATGTTAAGTATTCAAAATATGATCCTACATGTTTAGGAGCTTTCGAAGAGCTGTACTTTAGTTTCTTTTGTATTTGTTTGAAGGAAAGCTCATAATGTTGTACTTTAGTTTCTTTTGTATTTGTCCGAAGAGAAGCTAATAATGCTGCCCACTCTTTTAAGTAAAAGGTTCATTTAGGATGTGtcttttttatgtaatttttcaaGCCCGTTGGACTTTGTAATGTCTCTACCATCTTAATGATTTTAACGAAATTTATCTTTGGAGAAAAAAAAGGTTGGTGTTTCAATGTTGTAAATTTATCCGAAATAGAAATTGGGAAATAGATAGATTAGGACATTGCAGATCCCATGGGAGAGTTCTTTCCCAATCTAGCCTTGTGTATCTTCTAGCATGCGTTCTTAAAAATGTATTATAGAGTTAATTGCAATGCATTCAAGTGGATAGCTCTCATTCTCATTCCGTATCATGAATTTTTAGCACCAGCAGATtcttgtcttttcttttcatacagAAATTAATAATTCACAAGGCAATATATCAATTGTATATGAAGTGAAAGAGACAGAACAAATACATATCCTAGAAAAAGTATAGTCCACACGTTGGCTTTTGAAGGAGTTGTCATACAAAAAAAAGTATAGTCCATTTTTTGCGCCCTTTTTGTCAATTTAGgtggaaaataaaaaagattatcTAAGTTAAAGATAAAATATTTGTGAATTTAGACTTTAATCGGTAGACAATAATCAAAATTGATTCCTGATACTTTATatccattatttatttatttattttattttttaagaatggTTTGACGCCTTTATAAAAGGCGTCACGTTCTTTTATAAAAGCGCTAAGAATCATTTTAGATGGCGATTAAACTCTAAATCCACAAATTTTATGTCTTTAACCTtggcaattttttttattttcaacttTAAATTGACAAAAAGTTCATTTTTTATAGTGGTGATTTATTTCCCCTATTGGTGCTAATTCCTAATTGCTACTTGCACTTCTTCTTTTACCCTACAAtgtcaaaaaattataaaatcatatgaCAACATACACAAGTAAAGTCTATACCTTATTCTAAATAAAATGGCTATTAAAAGTAGGAGCACACAGTTTTTGAGTTTTTTACTgtttaagattaaaaaaaaaaatttctaaaaccTTGATTTAGGAAAAAATTTTTCCGAACAAGGTAAAAATTGAACTTTATTGCCCTTCAAAAACACGGTAAGTTCTCCATTACCATACTTCTTCAGAGCggtaaatcataatttttttaaataaaaaaaaataaaattaaaaaataaaaggacaAGATCTCTAGCGCGCTTTAGCTTTTGACCAACGGTATCACTGCCGCTAGTCACTGGCTTCCTCACCCGCTCTTCCCTTTTGACTCGCTTCCCTACTCGCTCTTCCCTTTAAAAACCTTAATATCTCCGCTCTCCCCTCTTCTTTCTCAAAACTCTAAACTCCTTCTCAATAAAAATCTCTCATATTTTCTCTTCCCTATAATTCTTCTCCTTTCTCTCATATTTCTCTCCCATaattcttctctcttctctcaTAATTCTTCATCATTCCCTCATATTTCTCTTAAAATACtctctcataatttttttctttcttatatTTCTTACCATTTAATCTTCTATCGGAGAAAAATTTTTAAtcatatgtatttttttataaataattttatatttgatcaaattaatataaatcaaaagaataataatattttctttatttttataattttatctatttaatcGGAAGGAATAATCTGTATGTGTGAAGTTGTGGTCAATTTTCATAtaagtaaataattataattatttataaatttatgcaaTGTTATTTTGTTAGTTATAATTAGGTAGTAAAGTTAtgtctaaaaaaattatagtttataGGTAAAGTAGTAGAATGAATTTTGAtggtgaataaaaataaaaaattttaatgtatattTGTTACAATTAGGTTCAAATATATTATCAAAGattttgatgaaaaaaattttataggaatagaaatggataaaaataaaaaaaatttaataaataagtgctttaaatttatataaatatatgttgaaaaaaaaaattataagaatatttaatgtgatacaaatacaaaaatttgacataaaaaattaaaatttcttgatacatgatgttttgaaaaaattttgagttgcgataaaattaataaaatttagatatttaaatttatataaattttttttgtctattttaagaaaatataacatattattaatgttattatacattttaatttttttacaattaggttgatattgtaaatattttttttaaaaaaattattatatattttactgaaAAATTTTGTTATAGAAATAGAAatgagttaaaataaaaaaatttaataaataaatgccttaaatttatatatatatttattgaaaaagaattttatagggatatttaatgtgataaaaatagaaaaatttaacATATAAAAGACTGAAATTTCTTGATATACAATGTTTGAAAAAATGTTAAGTTGGgataaaattagtaaaatttagatatttaaatttatataattttttttatccatattaaaaaatataacatattaataattattatcatacattttaattttttataataaagttggcattgtaaatatatttttttttaaaattatatatattttactggagatattttttatagaaataaaaatgggttacaataaaaaaaattttaataaataactgcctcaaatttatatatatatatttattaaaaaaaatttatagagatatttaatatgacaaaaatagaaaaatttgaCAGATAAAAGACTAAAATGTCTTGATATACTATGtttgaaaaaattgataaaatttaaatattattacttGTTAtcatacattttaattttttataattaagttgatattgtaaatattttttaaaaataaattattatatattttgctgGAGAAAATTTTTATAGGAATAGAAATAGggttgaaataataaaaaaataagtgttttaaatttatatatatgtttgttggaaaaaaaatttatagagatatttaatatgataaaaatagaaaaatttgacatataaaatattaaaatttcttgaTATACGTTGTTTGAAAAAATATTGAGTtgaaataaaattgataaaaaaaatattgagttgaaataaaattgataaaatttagatagttgcgtttatataaattttttttgtctatattacaaaaatataatatattattaattattaatttttattttacattttaattttttataattaagttggtattgtaaatatttttttttaaattattatatattttactagagaaatttttttatagaaatataagtggagttaaaataaaaaaattaataaataagtgccttaattatatatatatatatttgatgaaaaaaatttataggaatattaatgtgataaaaataaaaaattatgaataaaaatttttcaCTAATGGGCTAACTAATTTAATATATGTCGTGCGACATATTTGGATCAAATATAAACGAGACATACTTTTACACATGCATgtgcaaaaataatttaaaataatgataTGAAAGCATCATGTATGAGGTGATAGGATTTAGTAACGAGACTTTAGGTTTTGAAGTTTGTATTAATGGCACCGTAAACAAGCAAAttgttaaatttattgaaaatatatgCGCGTGTGGTAAATTTCAAGAAATGCGAATTCCATATTAACATGCCATAGCAACTTGTCTATCCAAATTCATGGATTATTTGATACATACTACACCTTGGAATGCACATTAAAATGTTCAATCCGTTAGAATATTTTGATTACTAGTCAGAACCTGACGGTAAATTTCTAATTCTTGATAtacaaagaattaaaaaaaaaagatttttcaaGAAGCAGCATAATTCAAAACGAAATGAATTTGAGGCCATCAAATGTTTTTTtgacatataaaaattattatattatatgtgGAAAGTCTAGTCATAATAAACAAACATATGCGGTTAGACATTGTTAATCtattttatgttaatgtaatattataatttctttatattatttataatagaatttattttataaatttttgttattaGATAATATGTCAATGACATCTACAAGTAGCAAATAAttatacaataataaaaaatgtaagACAACATTACATATCAGTGATAATAGATAGGTAATTGACAAATATAAAGATCCTTGAGGTTATAGGTATGGTATTAAAAGACGTTTTGAAAACTTGTCGTACTATGCTTTCATATAAAAAGGGGATACAAATCATATATTTGTAGTATATCGCTCAAAAAACATACAAGATTTTGGTGAGACAATCATTGCCGAAGAGTCTGAATAGGGAAAAATTGTGAAATGTATATTGCGAAATAGAAATATATTGTCATTTTCATGACGTAAATATACCAAAAGTAATTTATGCTGACTTATCCTGAA
The genomic region above belongs to Manihot esculenta cultivar AM560-2 chromosome 3, M.esculenta_v8, whole genome shotgun sequence and contains:
- the LOC110610330 gene encoding protein starmaker, encoding MYNGIGLQTPRGSGTNGYIQTNKFFVKPKTGKVAHDTKGFEADQGTAGISKKPNKDILEHDRKRQILLKLTVLEDKLIEQGYTDAEIAEKLEEARENLEAASAAEGSDGPAAIVATEKKVSDTQSHQIAARKEKQMETLRAALGIRMSEPSEQNVEMSDDGPQNGGKTGPTDDSKWGEKREHAFLDRDFSRKKSTAENQNADKNDKKKNKKKERDGLDDLMKHYKKGESDDRTDSDTDSDPRNGKKKKSSKKHVKSRIRDSDSESDDSASDDDTDSNSGGRKKNRTLAKSTKSKRHDNKSYDSASDDGADSDNMKKKKKNSDKSAKSRIHDNDSDDYTDSDYGRKKESRSLEKAGRSRRRRYDSETDDSSSDDGTDSDNGQKNKSSKPPMRGRSRRYDSDINDSTSDDGTDSDKGRKKKSKTLVKPTISRRHDSDDSSSDDDIDFDKRKKKKNRTLEKPKKSRRNDSDDSTTDDDNDYAIEKNKNRTSEKYERSRRHDSDVDDSLTDDDDVRKVTPKQEVGNYKKIHRRHDSDLDLNLSKHRTEEMKQHEKISSQHDSEDSSDTDGEVRREKSPLGKLRSQGNRSSRIGNDDSNLEDRWKSEDIPGRSSRIHSKDDELKREARRSDRDYEGHGGEKRHMRDEVDRRSGRYRRDEEDGEHRRRGKDDYDQQYGSRRHARAEEEERRRKGHDDRDYAGRGREMRHRMDEEAGHGREMRHRREEEEHKERKYRREEHDEKYGKHVKAEDDQRYGSRRRGRDEEGERGSKSDVRDRQMESSKRARYGDSRSDERKRYENDKCDDDRARY